One part of the Mariniblastus fucicola genome encodes these proteins:
- a CDS encoding glycosyltransferase — MISVAPEPIHELPQPPFAPIEKIDIAICTWNRAELLEKTLGSIKRLIVPYQVQLRVIVVDNGSTDDTQNVLRAFANDHAFTKRHRVLLLTEDQQGHTYARNRAVEHIDSDLLIWTDDDVLLDASMVQGYVEFADANLDIAFFGGKIEPDFEITPEPWITENWDKLKGCFAARDLGDEPLPLTKDRLPYGANFAIRTEVQKCFPFDATLGRRGQQVNGEDELEMMRRVIVAGYDGSWVPAATVRHFIDRSRTTELYVREYFVGQGRALAAKGEAWSDSVGGLKWRSFRKFAAYRFKRQFAPSEQWVSLMLESSLAAGQAIELGK, encoded by the coding sequence ATGATCTCCGTCGCGCCAGAACCGATCCACGAACTCCCTCAGCCACCGTTTGCGCCGATCGAAAAAATTGACATCGCGATCTGCACGTGGAATCGAGCCGAACTTCTGGAGAAGACGCTCGGCAGCATCAAACGGCTGATCGTGCCGTACCAGGTTCAACTGAGAGTCATCGTCGTGGACAATGGCTCCACGGACGACACGCAAAACGTACTGCGTGCTTTTGCGAACGACCACGCTTTCACCAAGCGACATCGCGTGCTGTTGCTAACGGAAGACCAACAGGGCCACACATACGCCCGCAATCGAGCCGTCGAGCACATCGACAGCGACTTGCTGATCTGGACCGACGACGATGTTCTGCTGGATGCCTCCATGGTCCAGGGCTACGTTGAATTCGCCGACGCGAATCTGGACATCGCCTTTTTCGGCGGCAAGATCGAGCCAGATTTTGAGATCACTCCGGAGCCATGGATCACCGAAAACTGGGACAAGCTCAAAGGCTGTTTCGCGGCCCGCGACCTTGGCGACGAACCGTTGCCGTTGACCAAAGACCGGCTGCCTTATGGAGCGAACTTTGCGATCCGGACGGAGGTACAAAAGTGCTTTCCTTTCGATGCCACGCTTGGCCGTCGGGGCCAACAAGTCAACGGCGAAGACGAACTTGAGATGATGCGTCGCGTGATCGTCGCGGGTTACGATGGTAGCTGGGTTCCTGCCGCGACCGTCCGACACTTCATCGACCGGTCTCGCACGACTGAATTGTATGTACGCGAGTATTTCGTCGGTCAGGGCAGGGCGTTGGCCGCCAAAGGAGAAGCCTGGAGCGACAGCGTCGGCGGACTCAAATGGCGATCGTTTCGGAAGTTCGCGGCATATCGATTCAAGCGACAGTTCGCACCGTCGGAACAATGGGTTTCGCTGATGCTCGAAAGCTCGCTCGCGGCCGGCCAGGCAATCGAACTGGGCAAGTGA